The Sporosarcina ureae genome includes a region encoding these proteins:
- a CDS encoding N-acetylmuramoyl-L-alanine amidase translates to MKQFKWATVGLLLLTILALAPLQSVASFKFSDVPANSEYFKEVHYIAEKGIINQTPKFNPQDNLRRSHVAKMLVIATGTQDTQLKNMEINGLKPTSEQYKFANIALQKGYFPNTDANNFKPNEEIKRDEMAYAMSVAFNLSEKVTSKKPLGMNDVQSHKYADRINGLYYAGITQGDNKKFLPNNKLTRKQFALFVARAMDKQFALTVKTPDQQSSVEYVRVATGDDTDPLNVRSAPSESSAIIHVLSNGTLVEVTGKTGVWLKVKINGVEGYVHEYFTTPNINDVKPSTPAPPPVTTPKPTPVAKTMGKVTVNNLNIRSAGNSSAPTVGKLQAGQKVEVLSISGYWAKIRTGSTTGYVHKTYLKLLNQTGNPLKDRIIVVDAGHGGHDPGAGKNGKSEKNITLNAAKKVEAKLKNAGAKVIMTRSNDTYYSLQARTDFAKKNYAETFVSIHVNAAGFAAKGTEVFYDSSSNVNATESRDLASFIQRNIVQKANMSDRGVKNKGFYVIKNNNVAAVLVELGFITNSQDYAKLTSEKYLNIYADAIYTGLYQYYSKQ, encoded by the coding sequence ATGAAACAATTTAAATGGGCAACAGTCGGACTGTTGCTGCTAACGATCTTAGCTCTCGCTCCTCTCCAGTCAGTTGCAAGCTTCAAGTTTTCCGACGTCCCCGCCAACAGTGAATATTTTAAAGAAGTTCATTACATAGCTGAAAAAGGAATCATCAATCAAACTCCTAAATTCAATCCTCAAGATAACTTACGACGTTCACATGTTGCCAAGATGCTGGTTATTGCAACTGGCACGCAAGATACACAGTTAAAAAATATGGAAATTAACGGTTTGAAGCCGACTAGCGAACAATACAAGTTTGCTAACATTGCTCTCCAAAAAGGATACTTCCCCAACACGGACGCAAATAACTTTAAACCGAACGAAGAAATTAAACGGGATGAAATGGCTTACGCAATGTCCGTAGCATTTAACTTATCTGAAAAAGTAACGAGCAAAAAACCTTTGGGCATGAATGACGTACAAAGTCATAAATATGCTGATCGTATCAATGGCTTGTATTACGCAGGAATTACACAAGGTGACAACAAGAAATTCTTACCGAATAACAAGTTAACACGTAAACAATTCGCTTTATTTGTTGCACGCGCAATGGACAAGCAGTTTGCATTAACAGTTAAAACACCAGACCAGCAATCCAGTGTAGAGTATGTACGTGTTGCAACGGGTGACGATACGGATCCATTGAACGTACGTAGCGCACCTTCTGAGTCCTCGGCTATCATTCATGTGTTGTCTAACGGTACATTAGTAGAAGTAACAGGCAAAACAGGTGTCTGGCTAAAAGTCAAGATCAACGGTGTGGAAGGATATGTTCATGAATATTTTACGACGCCTAATATAAATGACGTGAAACCGAGTACTCCAGCACCACCACCTGTCACTACACCAAAACCGACGCCTGTTGCTAAAACAATGGGTAAAGTAACGGTAAATAATTTAAACATACGTTCTGCTGGCAACTCCAGTGCCCCTACTGTGGGTAAACTTCAAGCGGGTCAGAAAGTAGAAGTCCTATCCATCTCTGGATACTGGGCGAAGATTCGTACGGGCAGTACCACAGGTTATGTACACAAAACGTATTTGAAATTATTGAATCAAACAGGTAATCCATTGAAAGATCGGATCATCGTTGTCGACGCTGGACATGGCGGACATGATCCGGGTGCAGGTAAGAATGGTAAATCTGAAAAAAACATCACATTGAACGCTGCTAAGAAAGTGGAAGCGAAGTTAAAGAATGCCGGTGCTAAAGTGATCATGACACGCTCTAACGATACGTATTATTCACTACAAGCACGTACAGATTTCGCTAAAAAGAATTATGCAGAAACATTCGTTTCAATTCACGTCAACGCAGCAGGTTTTGCTGCAAAAGGCACAGAAGTTTTCTATGATTCATCTTCTAACGTAAACGCAACAGAAAGCCGCGATTTAGCTTCTTTCATTCAGCGTAATATTGTGCAAAAGGCTAATATGTCTGATCGTGGCGTGAAGAATAAAGGATTTTATGTCATTAAGAATAATAACGTAGCTGCTGTTCTTGTGGAGTTAGGCTTTATTACAAATTCACAAGACTATGCGAAATTGACAAGCGAGAAGTATTTGAATATTTATGCTGATGCGATCTATACAGGCCTGTATCAGTATTACAGTAAGCAATAA
- a CDS encoding C40 family peptidase, whose protein sequence is MKRLLTLVMASLLFFSFAPEFASANSPTSLVNTAKKYMGTPYRLGGTTPTAFDCSGFTQYVFNKEGLSIPRTTGQQIGIGTSISKSNLEVGDLVFFNTSGRGVSHVGIYIGSNNFIHASVSKGVMVSSLDDPYYWKSRYIGARRVANFTDNVAKEEKKVAAAAPVKEIVYATRGEIAQVLAEKLELDMTTVNIAFKDVDESNPHYEAISAVAEANIFSGDAGNFNPDKELTRAQMAKILVSAFELRGSAIANFSDVPAGHWATEYINILFYHEITTGYLDGTYGLTDKVSVGQLNKFIDRINN, encoded by the coding sequence ATGAAACGTCTATTAACTCTGGTCATGGCAAGTCTATTATTCTTTTCATTCGCACCAGAATTTGCTTCCGCAAACTCACCAACTTCATTAGTAAACACAGCGAAAAAGTATATGGGAACGCCTTACCGCTTAGGTGGGACAACCCCTACAGCATTTGACTGTTCAGGATTTACACAATATGTATTCAATAAAGAAGGTCTTTCTATTCCAAGAACGACTGGTCAACAAATCGGAATCGGTACTTCTATTTCTAAAAGCAATCTAGAAGTTGGAGATTTAGTATTCTTCAATACATCAGGTCGCGGCGTATCACACGTTGGCATCTATATAGGATCTAATAACTTCATTCATGCTTCTGTGAGCAAAGGTGTCATGGTATCATCATTGGATGATCCATACTACTGGAAGAGCCGTTATATCGGTGCACGTCGCGTAGCGAACTTCACTGATAACGTAGCAAAGGAAGAGAAAAAGGTGGCGGCAGCTGCTCCTGTTAAAGAAATCGTCTATGCAACACGCGGTGAAATTGCACAGGTATTAGCAGAAAAGTTAGAGCTTGATATGACAACAGTTAACATTGCATTTAAAGACGTAGATGAATCAAACCCTCACTACGAAGCAATTTCCGCAGTCGCTGAAGCGAACATCTTCTCTGGCGATGCAGGTAACTTTAATCCAGATAAAGAATTAACTCGCGCCCAAATGGCAAAAATCTTAGTAAGTGCATTTGAATTAAGAGGTTCTGCCATCGCGAATTTCTCCGATGTTCCTGCTGGTCACTGGGCAACAGAGTATATCAACATCTTATTCTATCATGAAATTACAACTGGCTACCTAGACGGTACATATGGTTTGACAGACAAAGTATCCGTTGGCCAACTAAATAAATTCATCGATCGTATCAATAATTGA
- a CDS encoding glycosyltransferase encodes MSKVVVFSNMYPSTEHPTYGIFVKNQVEQVKNEGVDVKVIAIHDPGKGKIGKITKYLSWGMQSLLYVLQHKKNISITHAHYAFPTGLVSLLAKKVWKIPYVVTVHGGDLDKMAKKSPRITQLTQRILQESSVVITVGEKLRNDVIEDYGIPPSKVEVMSMGVDTDVFKPMGQEEVRLLLDVPLNERVVLFVGNVIEAKGVMELTDAFEQLQQTHDDLLLYIVGSQKDQRFVADVKEKVANNTSILFKEPVSQTELAKWMSAADILVLPSYHEGFGLVALEALASGAKVVATNVGGLPYLLKDDVGTLVEPRNAQALAVGLEKALASEVTREQHEVTQQVIQQHSSTVIVNRLNDIYEQNGKGSSK; translated from the coding sequence GTGTCTAAAGTAGTAGTGTTTAGTAATATGTATCCTTCCACTGAGCATCCAACCTATGGAATATTTGTGAAAAACCAAGTGGAACAAGTAAAAAATGAAGGTGTAGACGTTAAAGTCATCGCCATACATGATCCCGGCAAAGGAAAGATCGGAAAAATAACCAAATATTTATCATGGGGAATGCAATCCCTTCTATATGTCTTACAGCATAAAAAGAACATCAGCATCACACATGCACATTACGCATTTCCAACTGGACTAGTGTCGTTGCTTGCAAAGAAAGTATGGAAGATCCCGTACGTTGTCACCGTGCATGGTGGAGATCTAGACAAAATGGCGAAGAAGAGTCCACGAATCACACAACTTACTCAACGTATTTTACAAGAATCTTCAGTGGTAATTACAGTTGGGGAGAAGTTGCGAAATGATGTCATCGAAGACTATGGTATACCCCCTAGTAAGGTAGAGGTTATGAGTATGGGAGTCGATACGGATGTTTTCAAACCAATGGGCCAGGAAGAAGTCCGGCTTTTATTGGACGTGCCTTTAAATGAACGTGTAGTACTCTTTGTAGGAAATGTAATTGAAGCAAAAGGCGTCATGGAATTGACGGATGCATTTGAACAATTACAACAGACGCATGATGATCTTCTTCTATATATAGTAGGTTCACAAAAGGATCAGCGTTTTGTGGCAGACGTGAAGGAGAAAGTCGCGAACAATACGAGCATTCTCTTTAAAGAACCTGTCAGCCAGACTGAATTGGCGAAATGGATGTCAGCAGCGGATATTCTCGTACTACCTTCATATCATGAAGGTTTCGGCTTAGTAGCACTCGAAGCGCTTGCATCAGGAGCCAAAGTCGTAGCGACGAATGTTGGAGGTCTTCCTTACTTATTGAAAGACGATGTCGGAACCTTAGTTGAACCACGTAATGCGCAAGCTTTAGCTGTTGGACTCGAAAAAGCACTTGCTAGTGAAGTGACGAGGGAGCAACATGAAGTGACGCAACAAGTGATTCAGCAACATTCTTCTACAGTAATCGTCAACAGGTTGAACGATATTTATGAACAGAATGGAAAGGGATCTTCCAAATGA
- the murJ gene encoding murein biosynthesis integral membrane protein MurJ gives MSKLFKIIGAVAIINIVARLFGFGREVVIGIQYGTSTVADAIATAYTIPNFIYLVLGGALTTAFISIYHSSNMDRPLFVRNAFTTVVITATLVTVVIVVLTNPILHLFFKELSDEDYTLVRNLFLWMMPSSIVLVMSTWMSGLLNIHDRFQLSSLAILLYNVAFVGVGVALTKWLGPESYGVGAMVSAILMGLFLYWGIRRADLSSLKPSFGMPTDIKRMWWLALPILFGGASLQFYFVIHRIAAGGLGEGAISSINYASKLTGFPQAILMTAVTTVIYPMLAKKEGEGDTNTVKALYKKGMLYMVALLLPATVFCYFLAEPLVRLVFGYGNFDEKSIMLTVPVFKIFALSMFFLAANTYVTRFYYAKGNSITPIIFSLISVFGINIGIIFAFVDQLGAQAIAYGTVISAAVNFLLLAGYARFKWQL, from the coding sequence ATGAGTAAATTATTCAAGATCATCGGTGCTGTCGCGATCATTAATATTGTAGCCAGATTGTTTGGCTTCGGGCGTGAAGTCGTGATTGGCATACAATACGGTACCTCGACAGTAGCGGATGCCATCGCGACTGCATATACGATACCGAACTTTATTTATCTAGTGCTTGGCGGCGCGTTGACGACTGCCTTTATATCGATCTACCATTCTTCAAATATGGATCGACCATTATTTGTGCGCAATGCATTCACGACAGTTGTCATAACCGCAACACTCGTGACAGTAGTCATCGTCGTATTGACGAATCCGATTTTACATCTATTCTTCAAAGAACTAAGTGATGAAGACTACACATTAGTAAGAAATCTCTTCCTATGGATGATGCCTTCTTCTATCGTTTTAGTCATGTCGACATGGATGAGCGGATTATTGAATATCCATGACCGCTTTCAGTTATCGAGTCTTGCCATCTTGTTGTATAACGTAGCATTTGTTGGGGTGGGGGTTGCGCTGACGAAATGGCTTGGACCTGAATCATACGGTGTCGGTGCGATGGTCAGTGCGATCCTAATGGGACTCTTCCTATATTGGGGTATTAGACGTGCAGATCTCTCTTCATTAAAGCCTTCATTCGGTATGCCGACGGATATTAAGAGAATGTGGTGGCTGGCACTTCCGATTTTATTCGGTGGCGCATCCTTGCAGTTCTACTTCGTTATTCACCGTATTGCAGCCGGGGGGTTAGGGGAAGGGGCGATTTCTTCTATTAACTACGCATCCAAACTAACAGGCTTTCCACAAGCCATTTTGATGACAGCTGTAACGACGGTAATCTATCCAATGCTCGCGAAGAAAGAAGGCGAAGGGGATACGAATACGGTCAAAGCGCTCTACAAGAAAGGTATGCTCTACATGGTCGCGTTACTATTGCCTGCGACGGTGTTTTGCTACTTCTTAGCTGAACCGCTAGTCCGTTTAGTATTCGGTTATGGAAATTTCGATGAAAAATCCATTATGCTGACGGTGCCGGTGTTCAAAATATTTGCTCTGTCGATGTTCTTCCTAGCAGCGAATACATATGTCACTCGTTTTTATTATGCAAAAGGTAATTCAATCACACCGATCATCTTCAGTTTGATCAGCGTGTTTGGAATTAATATCGGTATTATTTTTGCGTTTGTTGATCAGCTGGGTGCGCAAGCTATTGCGTACGGTACAGTGATCAGTGCTGCGGTGAACTTCCTTTTACTTGCAGGGTATGCTCGGTTTAAATGGCAGTTATGA
- a CDS encoding SulP family inorganic anion transporter gives MFKDQRYLHYNAAGFRQDLIAGITVGIVAIPLGMAFAIASGVKPEYGLYTTIIAGLLVALLGGSRYQIAGPTGAFIPILLAIVLQYGYEDLLIAGFLAGILLVIMSFLGVSNLIHFVPRSVTIGFTAGIAVIIFTGQFQNFFGLTGVEKKEFFHESMIEIARHFHTVNTFSILTAIIGLLVIFLLPKIAPKVPVLLIALLIPTICSILFFPGKVETIGTAYGGIPQHLPSFHFPEITLAKLVNLWQPALIIAALGAIESLLSAVVADGMKTKVPKHDSKKELFGQGIANIVTPLFGGIPATGAIARTATNIGSGAVSPISGVVQSLFVLAFLLLFAPYASYIPLAAMAPILMFVAWNMSSRKAFAQIASLRSGDSLVLLTTFLLTIFVNLTIAVEVGILLAALSFLRKMSGSLTIKKSKLTDVEKFKLDPENESELIKFKISGPLFFGTAKYFEDRYPELLNLEQKMIILDMKNLTAIDATGEAALSAMLDEAGRQNKRLIFKKVPPEKVSLFKRSGLYGKIGEDNFFML, from the coding sequence ATGTTCAAAGATCAACGTTATCTTCATTATAATGCAGCGGGCTTCCGGCAGGATTTAATTGCAGGGATTACTGTTGGAATTGTAGCCATTCCGCTTGGGATGGCTTTTGCAATTGCTTCTGGCGTGAAACCCGAATACGGACTGTACACAACGATCATCGCAGGTCTTTTAGTCGCCTTGCTAGGTGGCTCACGCTACCAGATTGCGGGACCTACTGGCGCATTCATTCCCATATTATTAGCTATTGTGTTGCAATACGGGTATGAAGACCTTCTAATCGCTGGATTTCTCGCTGGTATTCTTCTCGTCATCATGAGCTTTCTCGGTGTCAGTAATCTCATTCATTTCGTCCCGCGATCGGTGACTATAGGATTCACCGCGGGAATAGCTGTCATTATATTTACTGGACAATTCCAAAACTTTTTTGGATTGACGGGAGTAGAGAAAAAAGAATTTTTCCATGAAAGCATGATAGAAATCGCTCGTCATTTTCATACCGTCAATACATTTAGTATCTTGACTGCCATAATTGGTTTACTCGTCATCTTTCTTTTACCGAAGATTGCTCCAAAGGTTCCAGTGTTACTTATTGCATTGCTAATCCCTACTATTTGCTCGATCTTGTTTTTCCCAGGTAAAGTGGAAACGATCGGTACAGCATACGGCGGCATTCCGCAACATCTGCCTAGTTTTCACTTCCCCGAGATTACACTCGCCAAACTGGTAAACTTGTGGCAACCTGCCTTAATCATTGCCGCACTCGGTGCAATTGAATCTCTGCTTTCCGCAGTCGTTGCAGATGGAATGAAAACTAAAGTACCGAAGCATGATTCTAAGAAAGAATTATTCGGCCAAGGTATCGCGAATATCGTGACACCTCTATTCGGTGGAATTCCAGCAACAGGCGCTATCGCCCGTACTGCCACAAATATCGGCTCAGGCGCAGTCAGTCCGATATCCGGTGTCGTGCAAAGTTTATTTGTATTGGCGTTCTTATTACTATTCGCACCTTACGCGTCTTATATACCGTTAGCCGCAATGGCGCCGATTTTAATGTTCGTTGCATGGAATATGAGTTCACGTAAAGCCTTCGCACAAATCGCTTCATTACGCTCAGGGGATTCGCTTGTGTTACTGACAACTTTCTTGTTGACGATATTCGTAAATCTAACGATCGCAGTCGAAGTCGGAATCTTACTCGCCGCCCTGTCGTTCTTACGTAAAATGAGTGGCTCTTTAACTATTAAAAAGAGTAAATTGACCGACGTGGAGAAGTTCAAGTTGGATCCAGAAAATGAATCCGAACTGATTAAGTTTAAAATCTCGGGGCCGCTGTTCTTCGGTACAGCGAAATATTTTGAAGATCGATATCCTGAGCTATTAAATCTTGAACAGAAAATGATTATTTTAGACATGAAAAATTTAACAGCCATCGACGCAACAGGCGAAGCGGCTCTTTCTGCGATGCTCGACGAAGCAGGTCGCCAAAACAAGCGACTGATTTTTAAAAAAGTACCTCCTGAGAAAGTGAGCTTGTTTAAACGTAGTGGCTTGTATGGCAAGATCGGTGAGGATAATTTCTTTATGTTGTGA
- a CDS encoding SDR family NAD(P)-dependent oxidoreductase, with the protein MGRLQDKVAFITGGASGMGEMMVKQFTAEGAKVIAADINTAALEEKWGGQDNIFTIKLNVTEDAEWEDAMKKAVDHFGKIDILVNNAGISTEKTVDQITIEDWRRLSDINSFGTFLGMKHVSKYMKEAKKGAIVNISSYTALIGMGLNPYSASKGAVRAISKAAAAEYGQAGIRVNTVFPGVIQTPMVANLEESKAQLDMLIKMTPLQRLGQPEDVGNAVLFLASDEAAYITGAELVIDGGYTAR; encoded by the coding sequence ATGGGCAGACTACAAGATAAAGTAGCATTCATTACAGGCGGAGCATCGGGTATGGGCGAGATGATGGTAAAGCAATTTACAGCAGAAGGCGCAAAAGTGATTGCCGCGGATATCAATACAGCGGCACTTGAAGAAAAGTGGGGCGGGCAGGACAATATCTTCACGATCAAATTGAATGTAACAGAAGATGCAGAGTGGGAAGACGCAATGAAAAAAGCTGTCGATCACTTTGGCAAAATTGATATTCTGGTAAATAATGCGGGCATCTCAACAGAAAAAACGGTGGATCAAATCACCATTGAAGATTGGCGCAGACTTTCAGACATCAATAGCTTCGGTACATTCCTAGGTATGAAGCATGTTTCTAAATATATGAAAGAAGCGAAAAAAGGAGCAATCGTCAATATTTCTTCTTATACTGCTTTAATCGGCATGGGCTTAAATCCGTACTCCGCTTCTAAAGGTGCGGTACGTGCGATCTCAAAAGCGGCAGCAGCAGAATATGGACAAGCTGGTATCCGTGTGAACACAGTATTCCCAGGAGTAATCCAGACACCCATGGTTGCAAATCTGGAAGAGTCGAAAGCTCAACTTGATATGTTGATTAAAATGACTCCACTACAACGTTTAGGTCAGCCAGAAGATGTAGGAAATGCTGTACTATTCCTCGCATCGGATGAAGCGGCTTATATTACTGGCGCAGAGCTTGTCATTGATGGTGGATATACCGCACGATAA
- a CDS encoding C40 family peptidase → MKKIALTTIASLMLATSISVGSVAAASKTHVVQAGETLYKISTQYKITVTELKRLNSLTSNNIKVKQKLIVENKTNSSKVVSSTNSFGTLSSSKPVTQPIVAATNQALGKSLVDITQPLLGTPYVWAGATPAGFDCSGFIYYAFNQAGVKVPRLDTIGFYNRSLFIKDPVVGDLLFFENTYRPGISHIGIYLGNNEFIHAGTKAIEIASLDSSYWKSHFMGFKRFLDIK, encoded by the coding sequence ATGAAGAAAATTGCCCTAACCACGATTGCTTCCCTTATGCTTGCAACCAGCATCTCAGTTGGCAGTGTTGCTGCTGCATCCAAGACGCATGTCGTGCAAGCAGGAGAAACTCTTTACAAGATTTCCACTCAGTACAAGATTACGGTAACCGAGTTAAAACGTCTGAATTCTCTCACTTCTAATAATATCAAAGTTAAACAGAAACTAATAGTAGAAAATAAAACGAACTCTTCAAAAGTTGTCTCTTCTACTAATTCATTCGGTACATTATCATCAAGCAAGCCTGTGACACAGCCAATTGTCGCTGCTACTAACCAAGCACTAGGTAAGAGTTTAGTAGACATTACACAGCCATTACTAGGGACTCCTTATGTATGGGCAGGCGCAACACCAGCAGGATTTGATTGCAGTGGATTCATTTACTACGCATTCAACCAGGCAGGCGTTAAAGTCCCTCGACTAGACACCATCGGTTTCTATAACCGTTCACTATTTATAAAAGATCCTGTAGTAGGAGATTTATTATTCTTCGAAAATACATATCGTCCAGGCATCTCACATATCGGTATTTATCTGGGCAATAATGAATTCATTCACGCAGGGACCAAAGCAATTGAAATCGCCTCACTAGATTCCTCTTACTGGAAATCACATTTCATGGGCTTCAAGCGCTTTTTAGATATTAAATAA